One Alteromonas sp. KC3 DNA segment encodes these proteins:
- the pabB gene encoding aminodeoxychorismate synthase component I: protein MQHTPFTIKVTRLSKQELCSLIPETAEFECFTDIFQKISHTPWALLLDTSGSTQSDGRYNIMAYSPSLVVEAKKCVVSLLDPIRNINTIVDEKPFEAVEKYLHSQLDGVTVDTSEDISELPFIIGVAGMAGYDTGRYYENLPSISQSDYQSADFSVGLYLQSLIEDTKTGAFYYCSCDGSTSPNIEELVRAQHNRADFSLTSPFESNLSKSAYTQCLSQINDYLRAGDCYQVNMAQRFSATYTGSFWNAYKELRAQNCAPFSAYYNSSSGSIASISPERFLRVKDGVVETKPIKGTRPRFSDPSKDKRSAESLLSAEKDRAENLMIVDLLRNDISKHCKPHSVNVPALFALESYQAVHHLVSTVVGELDESTSPLTLLKSAFPGGSITGAPKIRAMEVIDELEPHRRHIYCGSIFYMGFREDMDSSICIRTLLAEKNTLYCWAGGGIVLDSVAQEEYQETFDKVSKIIPVLESLNTN from the coding sequence ATGCAACACACGCCGTTTACCATCAAGGTTACTCGTTTATCCAAACAAGAATTATGCTCGCTGATACCAGAAACAGCAGAATTTGAATGCTTTACTGACATATTTCAGAAAATATCGCACACACCATGGGCGTTGTTACTTGATACTTCTGGCTCTACGCAAAGTGACGGACGCTATAACATTATGGCCTACTCCCCCTCTTTGGTAGTAGAAGCCAAAAAGTGTGTAGTTTCACTTCTCGATCCAATTCGCAATATAAACACAATAGTGGATGAAAAACCGTTTGAGGCTGTAGAAAAGTACCTCCATAGCCAGCTAGACGGTGTAACTGTTGACACTTCTGAAGACATAAGCGAGTTGCCATTTATCATTGGCGTGGCAGGCATGGCGGGTTATGACACGGGTCGCTATTATGAAAATCTTCCTTCAATCTCACAATCAGATTACCAAAGCGCTGATTTTTCTGTCGGTCTTTATTTGCAATCGCTCATTGAAGATACCAAAACAGGGGCATTTTATTACTGTTCTTGCGACGGAAGTACAAGTCCAAACATTGAAGAACTTGTTAGAGCACAACACAACCGCGCTGACTTTTCGCTGACATCACCATTTGAATCTAACCTTTCAAAATCGGCATACACACAGTGTTTGTCACAAATCAATGATTACCTGCGTGCTGGCGATTGCTATCAAGTGAATATGGCACAGCGCTTTTCAGCAACATATACAGGTAGCTTTTGGAATGCGTATAAAGAGTTAAGAGCACAAAACTGCGCGCCCTTTTCAGCCTATTACAATTCATCATCTGGCAGCATCGCATCAATATCGCCAGAACGGTTCTTGCGTGTAAAAGATGGTGTTGTCGAGACAAAGCCAATCAAAGGTACCAGACCGCGTTTTAGCGACCCAAGTAAAGACAAGCGAAGTGCTGAAAGTTTGCTATCTGCTGAAAAAGATCGCGCTGAAAACCTTATGATTGTTGACTTGCTACGTAACGATATCTCAAAGCACTGTAAACCACACTCTGTTAACGTGCCTGCGTTGTTTGCACTTGAAAGTTACCAAGCTGTACACCACTTAGTAAGTACAGTGGTCGGTGAACTTGATGAGTCAACGTCTCCATTAACTTTACTTAAATCAGCTTTTCCCGGTGGCTCGATTACCGGTGCCCCCAAAATTAGAGCAATGGAAGTGATTGACGAACTCGAGCCACATAGAAGACACATTTATTGCGGAAGTATATTTTATATGGGCTTTCGTGAAGATATGGACTCTAGTATCTGTATTCGTACATTGCTGGCTGAAAAAAATACACTATATTGTTGGGCTGGAGGCGGCATTGTGCTTGACTCTGTGGCGCAAGAAGAATATCAAGAGACATTCGATAAAGTGTCTAAGATAATACCAGTGTTAGAGTCGCTTAATACTAATTAG
- the rmuC gene encoding DNA recombination protein RmuC: MIFELIQSSPLTILITLVVLVFFGTFLLLQNVRLEKKNTDKQTTIDSLSTELITFREKQALLSQQAEQVITLQQANEELKDTLNKERISLAKAHAQNDAHQNRIHALMEAHEDKLAAMTASEQRLQTQFENLANRIFEEKQQRYTQQTKHNIESVLAPFKSELDSFKRQISEQHIREGQERASLKTEILSLKALNQKITEEAAALTNALKGDNKKQGNWGEVVLQRILQESGLREGHEFDTQVAATSQEGRRYQPDVVVHLPNEKDVIIDSKVSLAAYERFYNCEDEAQRDIYLTQHVASIKGHIKGLGSKDYQSLKGIKTLDYVLLFIPIEPAFLLAVEEEPDLVTLALNNNIMLVSPTNLLVALRTINNIWQYEYQNQNAQLIAEQAAKLYDKFVGFITDMEKVGKALDGAQSSFDSAMNKLSSGRGNIVKQIEKFRELGVQPNKKLTENIQSLINKNDD, encoded by the coding sequence ATGATTTTCGAACTTATTCAGTCTTCACCATTAACCATTCTAATTACGCTAGTTGTACTAGTCTTTTTCGGTACTTTTCTGTTGCTACAAAATGTGCGACTAGAGAAAAAAAATACTGATAAACAAACAACCATTGATAGCTTATCTACTGAATTAATCACATTTCGAGAAAAGCAAGCTTTGTTATCGCAACAAGCAGAGCAGGTGATCACACTTCAACAGGCCAATGAAGAGTTAAAAGATACACTAAACAAAGAGCGTATTTCATTAGCTAAAGCGCATGCACAAAATGATGCGCACCAAAATAGAATACATGCACTGATGGAAGCGCATGAAGATAAGCTTGCAGCGATGACGGCATCAGAGCAGCGCTTACAAACTCAATTTGAAAACTTGGCGAATAGAATTTTTGAAGAAAAGCAACAGCGTTATACCCAGCAAACGAAGCACAATATTGAATCGGTACTCGCGCCATTTAAATCTGAATTAGACAGTTTTAAACGCCAGATTTCTGAGCAACACATTAGAGAAGGGCAAGAGCGAGCGTCGCTTAAAACGGAAATTTTGAGTTTAAAAGCCTTGAACCAAAAGATTACCGAAGAAGCGGCCGCTTTAACCAACGCGCTCAAAGGGGATAATAAAAAGCAAGGCAATTGGGGAGAAGTGGTACTACAACGAATCTTGCAGGAATCAGGTTTAAGAGAAGGGCATGAATTTGATACGCAAGTGGCAGCCACTTCACAAGAAGGGCGCAGATATCAACCTGATGTTGTCGTTCATTTGCCAAATGAAAAAGACGTTATTATCGACTCAAAAGTTAGCCTTGCCGCGTATGAGCGATTTTATAACTGCGAAGACGAAGCACAGCGCGACATTTACCTAACTCAACATGTTGCTTCAATTAAAGGGCATATAAAGGGGTTAGGTTCAAAAGACTACCAATCACTTAAAGGCATTAAGACCCTCGATTATGTGTTGCTATTTATTCCGATTGAGCCTGCTTTCTTATTGGCCGTTGAAGAAGAGCCTGACCTAGTCACGCTAGCGCTTAACAACAACATCATGCTTGTAAGTCCTACCAATTTATTAGTTGCGCTGCGCACAATTAATAATATTTGGCAGTATGAATATCAAAACCAAAACGCCCAACTTATCGCTGAACAAGCGGCTAAGTTATACGATAAGTTTGTGGGCTTTATCACTGATATGGAAAAGGTAGGTAAGGCTTTAGATGGTGCACAATCAAGTTTTGACAGCGCAATGAATAAGCTAAGTAGCGGGCGGGGAAATATTGTAAAACAAATTGAAAAGTTCAGAGAGCTTGGCGTTCAACCTAACAAAAAGTTAACTGAGAATATTCAGTCTTTAATCAATAAAAACGATGATTAA
- a CDS encoding fumarate hydratase translates to MTVIRQQDFIDSIEDALQFISYYHPLDYVKAVEEAYNKEQSQAAKDAMAQILINSRMSAEGKRPLCQDTGIVTCFVKVGMGVTWDKTDMTVQEMVDEGTRRAYLNPDNPLRASIVADPAGARKNTKDNTPAVVHIDMVAGEKIEVMIAAKGGGSENKSKMVMLNPSDDIADWVVKTLPTMGAGWCPPGMLGIGIGGTAEKAAVLAKESLMDPVDIQELIERGPQTTDEKLRLEIFDRVNKLGIGAQGLGGLTTVVDVKIKSLPTHAASKPVAMIPNCAATRHAHFYLDGSGPAELTPPKLEDWPEVTWEVSENTRRVNLDDVTKEDIQEWQVGETVLLSGKMLTGRDAAHKRIQTMMENGEGLPDGVDLTNRFIYYVGPVDAVGDEVVGPAGPTTATRMDKFTDMMLEKTGLIGMIGKAERGPATVDSIAKHKAVYLMAVGGAAYLVSKAIKKSRVVAFEDLGMEAIYEFEVEDMPVTVAVDSTGANAHKNGPAIWKAKIEDLDKSLSK, encoded by the coding sequence ATGACCGTTATTCGTCAACAAGACTTCATTGACAGCATTGAAGATGCCCTACAGTTTATTTCTTACTATCACCCTCTAGACTACGTTAAGGCAGTAGAAGAGGCTTACAACAAAGAGCAAAGCCAAGCAGCAAAAGACGCGATGGCACAAATTCTCATTAACTCTCGCATGTCAGCAGAAGGCAAGCGCCCTCTATGCCAAGACACAGGTATTGTTACTTGTTTTGTAAAAGTAGGTATGGGTGTGACATGGGATAAGACCGACATGACTGTGCAAGAAATGGTCGATGAAGGTACACGTCGCGCTTATCTTAATCCAGACAACCCGCTTCGCGCGTCAATCGTTGCAGACCCAGCAGGTGCACGTAAAAATACAAAAGACAATACGCCAGCAGTTGTACACATTGACATGGTAGCGGGCGAAAAGATTGAAGTGATGATCGCGGCCAAAGGTGGTGGTTCAGAAAATAAATCTAAAATGGTAATGCTTAACCCAAGCGACGATATTGCTGATTGGGTGGTAAAAACGTTACCTACTATGGGAGCAGGTTGGTGCCCACCAGGCATGCTGGGAATAGGTATCGGTGGTACTGCAGAAAAAGCAGCAGTGCTGGCTAAAGAAAGCTTAATGGACCCTGTTGATATTCAAGAACTCATTGAACGCGGTCCACAAACTACAGACGAAAAGCTACGTCTTGAGATCTTCGATCGCGTTAACAAGCTTGGTATCGGCGCGCAAGGGCTAGGCGGCCTCACTACCGTTGTTGATGTAAAAATTAAATCGCTTCCTACACACGCTGCGTCTAAGCCTGTCGCGATGATCCCCAATTGTGCAGCGACTCGCCATGCACATTTCTACTTAGATGGATCTGGTCCTGCTGAATTAACTCCGCCTAAGTTAGAAGATTGGCCAGAAGTGACATGGGAAGTTAGCGAAAATACTCGTCGCGTAAACCTTGACGATGTCACAAAAGAAGATATTCAAGAGTGGCAAGTGGGTGAGACTGTTTTGCTATCTGGCAAAATGTTAACAGGCCGCGACGCAGCGCATAAACGCATTCAAACTATGATGGAAAATGGTGAAGGTCTCCCTGATGGCGTTGATCTTACCAATCGCTTTATCTACTACGTAGGTCCAGTAGATGCAGTAGGTGATGAAGTTGTAGGGCCAGCAGGTCCAACAACCGCGACACGCATGGATAAGTTTACCGATATGATGCTTGAGAAAACAGGCCTAATTGGCATGATTGGTAAGGCTGAGCGCGGACCTGCAACGGTAGATTCTATAGCGAAACACAAAGCAGTTTATTTGATGGCTGTTGGTGGAGCTGCTTATCTTGTTTCTAAGGCAATCAAAAAATCGCGTGTAGTGGCTTTTGAAGACTTAGGTATGGAAGCAATTTACGAATTTGAAGTAGAAGATATGCCAGTAACAGTCGCAGTAGATAGCACTGGTGCAAATGCCCATAAAAATGGCCCAGCAATTTGGAAGGCAAAAATCGAAGATTTAGATAAATCGTTATCTAAATAA
- a CDS encoding S8 family serine peptidase, whose product MKKTLISTVVAAALAGSAFGALATSDSSSLKGFSVEQRNAVEASFDKKNILANAIQANENSVRVIVQLNDVPMAQFSGVNPNLSSASAHKGQKINFKSNAAKEYKSFLESKQQSVIQSIKSFDASFKADLTYTTAFNGFAGIISKDALDKLESLSTVKAVYPDVIHHAQMDASLDLIGAIETWEQFGGKESAGAGVKVAIIDSGIRPENPLFSGENFTAPDAATLPTDDYCSEVEDFCNNKLIVARAAEIVEGFSVVEEEYESPLGFNGHGTHVAGTAVGNYGVMAERDGAEAEISGVAPAAYLMVYKGLYATPANPASSSGASSMLLSMLEASLEDGADIVNNSWGGGAGGMPSSFYAGVFDAMNDAGVVTVFAAGNDGPNPGTIGCPGCDEDVITVAATTTGRLFANEVTIEGDTTIGAIPALYSVGNPDIVFDTAITAPVVFAGEVVETNAEACEPFADDSAFDGAIALVSRGTCGFVTKIANAEAAGAVAVLVHNVDGRGEAPILMGGLSPEQTIPSLMIPATPGQALATLVSETDEAVNVTIGAEIVRVVSDSLADIVADFSSRGPGGDATFLKPNIAAPGVRIFSGESPDAPGHEDENFSFKGGTSMASPHVAGAAALLKQMHPDWSAQQIKSALVTSSIRDVLKDDALTPADNFDMGAGRLDLPRATSVELTYSDISLVSSHCYITCDMSITVTNNSDADVNVDATAMFDDENIEVTVTPDMATLPAGASAEIMISANVSLASSGEWSFGGINWTDGNDDTTDYFIPVAIYPVNTDEPELFSSSVSNDFAAEGEEVITRASATNQNVTGLIGITSTVDEKYDIDPSTISAVKNGNQEPVTYDAENREIRWEGALNTATLELSNEPSPFGYFSLSNIGVAPLVCTETCDDAAITVTSLIDLQYMGQTYTDVQVSSNGFVSIGTSSGSVTEYRPHELPGAQEPNNVIAPYWTDLDLDGTAADDTGTGLMYAATVSTSTNSYFVVEWQNAMLWGEEGTSVNFQIWYDQSAETFSFAYGPMSANNTAAVVGFEDASGTVGFTHAAQLSSDVYGSLPVEGDEFSIVTIPGDEISVSYSGTIKPAGELMDDMLAVNEDASITANILANEMDDVVFNTFEMESLSGNFRTYTPIEIDKEELDPSTVEVVTAAENGTVTVNDDGTVTYTPNADFFGEDSFTYTVRVMGTTNDDDEVVQGETIGEGTVAVSVAGVQDAPVISISAPASVDEGKTFTVTASATDADGDDVTITMNGLQTTKITDTAPSHEQASSIAVTVTATDGIDTVTETVTIQVKDKNGGSMGWIALLLAPAIYLRRRAKRA is encoded by the coding sequence ATGAAAAAAACATTAATAAGTACGGTAGTTGCTGCCGCACTGGCAGGATCTGCTTTTGGTGCATTAGCAACGTCAGACTCTTCATCACTAAAAGGTTTCAGCGTTGAGCAGAGAAACGCCGTTGAAGCTTCTTTCGATAAGAAAAACATCCTAGCCAACGCTATTCAAGCAAACGAAAACAGCGTTCGTGTTATTGTTCAACTTAACGATGTGCCAATGGCACAATTTAGCGGTGTTAACCCAAACCTTAGCAGTGCATCAGCACATAAAGGTCAAAAAATTAACTTCAAATCAAATGCTGCGAAAGAATACAAATCGTTTCTAGAATCAAAGCAGCAATCAGTGATTCAAAGCATTAAGTCTTTTGATGCTTCATTTAAAGCGGACCTTACTTATACAACTGCATTTAACGGCTTTGCAGGTATCATCTCAAAAGATGCGCTTGATAAATTAGAGTCACTTTCAACGGTTAAAGCGGTATATCCAGACGTAATCCACCATGCACAAATGGATGCGAGCTTAGACCTTATTGGTGCAATTGAAACATGGGAACAGTTTGGCGGTAAAGAATCTGCAGGTGCTGGCGTAAAAGTGGCCATCATCGACAGTGGTATTCGCCCTGAAAACCCATTGTTTAGCGGTGAAAACTTCACAGCACCTGATGCAGCTACTCTACCGACAGATGATTACTGTTCAGAAGTTGAAGATTTCTGTAACAACAAGCTTATTGTTGCGCGTGCAGCAGAGATTGTTGAAGGCTTCAGCGTAGTTGAAGAGGAATATGAGAGCCCACTAGGTTTTAACGGTCATGGTACTCACGTTGCGGGTACAGCTGTTGGTAACTACGGCGTTATGGCTGAGCGTGATGGCGCAGAAGCTGAAATTTCAGGTGTTGCACCTGCTGCATATCTAATGGTGTATAAAGGCCTTTATGCAACGCCTGCAAATCCAGCAAGTTCAAGTGGTGCATCTTCGATGCTTCTTTCAATGCTTGAAGCGTCACTTGAAGACGGTGCTGACATTGTAAATAACTCTTGGGGTGGTGGCGCAGGCGGTATGCCAAGCAGCTTCTACGCGGGCGTTTTTGATGCAATGAACGACGCTGGTGTTGTGACAGTATTTGCTGCAGGTAACGATGGCCCTAACCCTGGTACTATCGGCTGCCCTGGCTGTGACGAAGATGTAATCACTGTTGCAGCAACAACAACAGGTCGTCTTTTCGCAAACGAAGTAACTATCGAAGGTGACACAACAATTGGTGCAATTCCTGCGCTTTATTCTGTAGGTAATCCGGACATCGTTTTTGACACTGCTATTACAGCGCCAGTTGTATTCGCAGGTGAAGTTGTTGAAACCAATGCAGAAGCCTGTGAGCCATTTGCTGATGACTCTGCTTTTGATGGTGCAATTGCACTTGTTAGTCGTGGTACTTGTGGCTTTGTGACCAAAATTGCAAATGCCGAGGCAGCAGGTGCAGTTGCAGTACTAGTACATAACGTAGATGGTCGTGGTGAAGCTCCAATTCTGATGGGTGGTCTAAGCCCAGAGCAAACTATCCCTTCTTTGATGATCCCTGCAACGCCTGGACAAGCTCTTGCTACATTAGTATCTGAAACTGATGAAGCTGTGAATGTGACTATTGGCGCTGAAATTGTACGTGTTGTCTCTGATAGCTTGGCTGACATCGTTGCTGATTTTAGTTCACGTGGACCAGGTGGTGATGCGACTTTCTTGAAACCGAATATCGCGGCACCAGGTGTTAGAATTTTCTCAGGTGAGTCTCCAGATGCACCAGGACACGAAGACGAGAATTTCTCGTTCAAAGGTGGTACTTCAATGGCTTCGCCTCACGTAGCAGGTGCGGCGGCACTATTGAAGCAAATGCACCCAGATTGGTCTGCACAGCAAATTAAGAGTGCACTTGTCACTTCATCAATTCGTGACGTACTTAAAGATGATGCACTAACTCCTGCTGATAATTTTGATATGGGGGCTGGTCGTCTTGACTTACCTCGTGCAACTTCAGTTGAACTGACTTATAGCGATATCAGTCTTGTTTCTTCACACTGTTACATCACATGTGATATGTCTATCACAGTTACTAATAACAGTGATGCAGACGTTAATGTTGACGCAACAGCAATGTTCGATGACGAAAATATCGAAGTTACTGTTACCCCTGATATGGCCACGTTACCTGCAGGTGCATCTGCAGAAATCATGATTTCTGCTAACGTTTCACTTGCTTCATCAGGTGAATGGTCATTTGGTGGTATTAACTGGACAGATGGCAATGACGACACGACTGATTATTTCATTCCTGTTGCAATCTACCCTGTAAACACTGATGAGCCAGAACTGTTCAGCAGCTCAGTAAGCAATGATTTCGCAGCTGAAGGTGAAGAAGTTATTACTCGCGCATCTGCTACTAACCAGAATGTTACGGGTCTTATCGGTATCACTTCTACCGTTGATGAAAAGTATGACATCGATCCATCAACTATCTCAGCGGTTAAGAATGGTAACCAAGAGCCAGTAACGTACGATGCAGAGAATCGCGAAATTCGTTGGGAAGGCGCGCTTAATACAGCGACTCTAGAACTTAGCAACGAACCTTCACCTTTTGGTTACTTCTCGCTTTCTAACATTGGTGTAGCACCACTAGTTTGTACCGAAACATGTGACGATGCAGCAATAACCGTTACATCGCTTATAGACCTTCAGTACATGGGGCAAACGTATACTGACGTTCAAGTATCTTCAAATGGATTTGTTTCTATAGGTACTTCTTCAGGCAGTGTTACTGAGTATAGACCACATGAGTTACCTGGTGCACAAGAGCCGAATAACGTTATTGCACCTTACTGGACAGATCTTGATCTTGACGGCACCGCTGCTGACGACACGGGTACTGGTCTAATGTACGCAGCAACAGTAAGCACAAGCACAAACAGCTATTTTGTCGTTGAGTGGCAAAATGCAATGTTGTGGGGAGAAGAAGGCACTAGTGTTAATTTCCAAATTTGGTACGACCAAAGCGCTGAAACCTTCTCGTTTGCATATGGACCAATGAGCGCAAATAACACTGCTGCTGTAGTTGGTTTTGAAGATGCGTCAGGTACTGTTGGCTTTACACATGCGGCACAATTGTCATCAGATGTTTACGGCTCTCTACCAGTTGAAGGTGATGAGTTTAGCATTGTCACCATTCCAGGTGATGAAATCTCTGTAAGCTATAGTGGTACTATCAAGCCTGCAGGCGAATTAATGGATGACATGCTTGCTGTAAACGAAGACGCTTCTATTACTGCAAACATCCTAGCGAATGAAATGGACGATGTTGTTTTCAACACTTTCGAAATGGAATCGCTATCAGGTAACTTCAGAACTTATACGCCGATCGAAATCGACAAAGAAGAGCTAGACCCATCAACAGTTGAGGTTGTTACGGCTGCTGAAAACGGCACTGTAACAGTGAACGATGATGGTACGGTTACTTATACGCCTAACGCTGATTTCTTCGGTGAAGATTCATTTACGTACACTGTACGTGTAATGGGTACGACTAACGATGATGATGAAGTAGTACAAGGTGAAACTATTGGTGAAGGTACTGTTGCAGTTTCAGTTGCAGGTGTACAAGACGCGCCAGTAATTTCAATCAGCGCACCAGCAAGTGTAGATGAAGGTAAGACATTTACTGTTACCGCTTCTGCTACAGACGCTGACGGTGATGACGTTACTATTACTATGAATGGTCTTCAAACTACGAAGATTACAGACACTGCACCAAGCCATGAGCAAGCCTCTAGCATTGCGGTAACAGTGACTGCAACAGACGGTATCGACACAGTAACCGAGACCGTTACTATTCAAGTAAAAGACAAAAACGGTGGTTCAATGGGCTGGATAGCATTGCTTCTAGCGCCAGCTATCTACCTACGTAGACGTGCTAAACGTGCTTAA
- a CDS encoding L-serine ammonia-lyase codes for MISVFDMFSVGIGPSSSHTVGPMKAGAEFASELAQQPELFNKIDHVKVELFGSLGQTGIGHGTGKAVILGLLGELPDQVDVDTIDAKLEEVRNSEMLSLNGTKPVRFPNKNAIVFHRRKTLPKHANALTFYVYHKDELLAEQTYYSIGGGFIIKDEDFDATKAHAASLQASVPFPFKTAGELLALCKTNGLSISSLMLRNESTFRPKHEVKQELHNIWLVMKACIQRGIESEGILPGGLKVVRRAPGLYRRLQTEHTNDPMQTMDWVNLFALAVNEENAAGGRVVTAPTNGAAGIIPAVLQYVDKFIRPVDEEVASRFLLTAGAIGILYKENASISGAEVGCQGEVGVACSMAAGALAEIMGGTAASVENAAEIGMEHNLGLTCDPVGGLVQVPCIERNAMGAIKAINASRLALRGTGEQKVSLDKVIKTMRDTGNDMKTKYKETARGGLAVNIIEC; via the coding sequence ATGATCAGTGTATTTGACATGTTCAGTGTGGGTATAGGCCCTTCAAGTTCACACACTGTCGGCCCTATGAAAGCGGGCGCAGAATTTGCCAGTGAGTTGGCGCAACAGCCAGAACTATTTAATAAAATTGACCACGTTAAAGTAGAGCTTTTTGGTTCTCTTGGACAAACCGGTATTGGTCACGGCACCGGTAAAGCAGTAATTTTAGGTCTATTAGGTGAATTGCCTGACCAAGTAGACGTTGACACTATTGACGCAAAGCTTGAAGAAGTGCGCAACAGTGAAATGCTGTCGCTAAATGGTACTAAGCCCGTTCGTTTTCCAAACAAAAATGCTATTGTATTTCACCGTCGTAAAACACTACCAAAACATGCCAACGCGCTAACGTTTTATGTTTATCACAAAGATGAATTGCTGGCCGAGCAGACCTATTACAGCATTGGTGGTGGTTTTATCATTAAAGATGAAGACTTCGATGCCACCAAGGCACACGCAGCAAGTCTGCAAGCATCAGTTCCGTTCCCATTTAAAACGGCTGGAGAATTGCTAGCACTTTGTAAAACAAATGGCCTTAGCATTAGCTCACTTATGCTACGTAATGAATCTACATTCAGGCCTAAGCACGAAGTAAAACAAGAGCTACACAATATTTGGCTTGTTATGAAAGCCTGTATACAGCGCGGCATCGAAAGTGAAGGTATTCTTCCTGGTGGTCTGAAGGTCGTACGTCGAGCTCCTGGGCTGTATAGAAGGCTTCAAACTGAACACACCAATGATCCTATGCAAACCATGGATTGGGTAAACTTGTTTGCACTTGCCGTTAATGAAGAAAATGCCGCAGGCGGGCGTGTTGTGACAGCTCCTACCAATGGTGCAGCGGGTATAATTCCCGCGGTTTTACAGTACGTCGACAAATTTATTCGCCCAGTCGATGAAGAAGTTGCTAGCCGCTTCCTTCTCACTGCAGGTGCGATTGGTATTTTGTATAAAGAAAACGCATCTATCTCAGGTGCCGAGGTAGGTTGTCAAGGCGAAGTAGGTGTAGCTTGCTCTATGGCAGCTGGAGCTCTTGCTGAAATTATGGGCGGCACTGCGGCGTCGGTCGAGAACGCGGCAGAAATAGGCATGGAGCACAATTTAGGGTTAACCTGTGACCCAGTTGGTGGACTTGTACAAGTACCTTGTATTGAGCGAAATGCCATGGGAGCCATTAAGGCAATTAACGCGTCGCGCTTGGCGTTACGTGGTACAGGCGAACAAAAAGTATCGCTAGATAAAGTTATCAAGACGATGCGAGATACCGGTAACGACATGAAGACCAAGTATAAAGAAACCGCGCGTGGCGGCCTCGCGGTAAACATAATCGAGTGTTAA
- a CDS encoding CoA pyrophosphatase: MTRTEFIAQFHHLRVPRIEPDYPLRKAGRPAAVLIPLVDYGDKLSVLLTERAYHLKHHPGQISFPGGAVEYSDASLFDAALREADEEIGLPPKNVDIVGMLPRYRTISGYEIAPVVGFVNPDFEPKLDRNEVESAFEVPLAHLLNRKNHLIHTTHRNNKTFPIYFIPWQDKMIWGATAALLRNLSHHIHP, from the coding sequence ATGACAAGAACAGAATTTATTGCACAGTTTCACCATTTGCGTGTTCCGCGCATAGAGCCCGATTACCCTCTTCGAAAAGCGGGTCGTCCGGCCGCCGTTCTGATTCCCCTTGTCGACTATGGTGATAAGTTAAGTGTTTTGCTCACAGAGCGAGCCTACCACCTAAAACATCACCCTGGACAAATAAGCTTTCCGGGTGGTGCTGTTGAGTATAGCGATGCTAGCCTATTTGACGCTGCGCTAAGAGAAGCCGACGAAGAAATTGGTTTACCGCCCAAAAATGTAGATATTGTCGGTATGTTGCCTCGCTATCGCACTATTAGCGGATATGAAATCGCGCCTGTTGTTGGGTTTGTTAACCCAGACTTTGAGCCCAAACTAGACAGAAACGAAGTGGAAAGTGCATTTGAAGTACCGCTAGCTCACCTTTTAAATAGAAAGAATCACTTGATTCACACAACCCACAGAAATAACAAAACCTTTCCTATTTATTTCATACCATGGCAAGACAAAATGATTTGGGGCGCAACAGCTGCATTGCTTCGCAATCTTTCACACCATATTCATCCCTAG